From Amphiprion ocellaris isolate individual 3 ecotype Okinawa chromosome 10, ASM2253959v1, whole genome shotgun sequence, one genomic window encodes:
- the LOC111572326 gene encoding cytochrome b-c1 complex subunit 10, with the protein MISKLIGQKYVAIAKSWIPTMAVWGTTGSVALVYLTDWRLILDYVPYINGKFKKDD; encoded by the exons ATGATCAGTAAACTGATAGGTCAGAAGTATGTCGCCATTGCCAAGTCATG GATCCCAACTATGGCTGTATGGGGCACAACAGGAAGCGTAGCTCTGGTCTACCTAACAGACTGGCGATTGATTTTGGATTATGTTCCCTACATCAACGGCAAATTTAAGAAGGATGATTAG
- the mbd3a gene encoding methyl-CpG-binding domain protein 3a, with product MERKSLPVKRILNKPQIFRSTLHTDVNASHSRPGRSLLTKVQHNRQKHLYDTNHHIRAKPDLNTTLPVRQTASIFKQPVTKVTNHPNNKVKTDPQKAVDQPKQLFWERKLSGLNAFDIAEELVKTMDLPKGLQGVGPACSDKTLLSAIASALHTSPAPITGQLTAAVEKNPGVWLNTTQPLCKAFVVTDDDIRKQEDLVQNVRRRLEEALMADMMAHIEDTAADAAADKAEEKVEQVEKEEL from the exons ATGGAAAGAAAAAG tctACCTGTTAAGCGAATTCTGAACAAGCCCCAGATTTTCCGCAGCACCCTTCACACTGATGTGAATGCCAGCCACTCCCGGCCTGGACGGTCACTCCTGACCAAAGTGCAGCACAACAGGCAGAAGCATCTCTACGACACCAATCACCACATCAGG GCCAagcctgatttaaatacaacgCTGCCAGTTCGACAGACTGCATCCATCTTCAAACAGCCAGTGACCAAGGTGACAAATCACCCCAACAACAAGGTGAAGACAGACCCTCAGAAGGCTGTGGACCAACCTAAACAA CTGTTCTGGGAGAGGAAGTTGAGCGGGTTGAATGCTTTTGATATAGCAGAGGAGCTCGTGAAAACTATGGATCTTCCAAAAGGCTTACAGG GCGTTGGGCCTGCATGTTCAGACAAAACGCTGCTTTCTGCAATCGCCAGTGCCCTGCACACCAGCCCCGCACCAATCACCGGACAGCTCACTGCTGCCGTGGAGAAAAACCCTGGAGTCTGGCTCAACACGACACAGCCTCTCTGCAAAGCCTTCGTGGTGACTGATGACGATATCAG GAAGCAAGAGGACCTGGTGCAGAATGTGAGGAGGCGGCTTGAGGAAGCCCTTATGGCTGACATGATGGCTCATATAGAGGACACCGCTGCAGACGCAGCAGCCGACAAAGCAGAGGAGAAGGTTGAGCAGGTGGAGAAGGAGGAATTATAG
- the LOC111572325 gene encoding RNA-binding protein MEX3B-like: MPSPLFHPEIMDHDVVISSQHNGVGLPRETDQESREEDHQEALRFALDQLSLMALEKVDCGGGGSGGSGLVDTLDGTQGPGSESCNGVGGGGYVDLQMLEHPSGSRDSPTSCSPSPEYYGSGGYHMAGSHSMLHGEQSSVLCSRKRSVNMTECVPVPSSEHVAEIVGRQGCKIKALRAKTNTYIKTPVRGEDPVFIVTGRREDVEMAKREIVSAAEHFSMIRASRCKAGGPGGGGGGSLPGPPHLPGQTTIQVRVPYRVVGLVVGPKGATIKRIQQQTHTYIVTPSREKDPVFEVTGMPENVDRAREEIETHITLRTGTFVDLQGDNDFHTNGTDVSLEGLGSLSGGLGASLWSRATSHHSAPPPPPPSPPPSIPMSMHHSSSRKMSSSVAYHTHNGGMSSDNFSATRKANEGGSPTSPFSTGSSSAGGGFTFGGDSTPGLPSSDELGFEFSASNIWAPFVNGGTGNKTAGSSQQQQPLRRNSSGLSGGAITPRLSPTLPQDTGVGPLDHPLARRAQSDPLSTLSWLQSGSAGGGSFSGASSSSSGGSSTGYSSCSASSLPGGSPTDSEGGSSGVGLSSGMLSRLKSGSGPGVAGLVGVSPGVNRDCFVCFESEVTAALVPCGHNLFCMECAGQICQSAEPECPVCHTPTTQCIRIFS, translated from the exons ATGCCTAGCCCTTTATTCCACCCCGAGATTATGGACCACGACGTGGTGATCAGCAGCCAGCACAACGGGGTCGGTCTGCCCCGAGAGACAGACCAGGAGTCCAGGGAAGAAGACCACCAAGAGGCGCTGCGCTTCGCCCTGGACCAGCTGTCACTCATGGCCCTGGAGAAGGTGGACTGTGGTGGCGGTGGCTCCGGAGGCAGCGGGCTGGTCGACACCCTGGATGGGACCCAGGGTCCGGGCTCCGAGAGTTGCAACGGCGTGGGTGGAGGGGGCTACGTGGATCTACAGATGCTTGAGCACCCCAGCGGGTCGCGGGACTCGCCGACGTCCTGCTCTCCATCCCCAGAGTACTACGGCTCAGGCGGGTACCACATGGCCGGCTCGCACTCCATGCTCCACGGGGAACAAAGCTCCGTcctctgcagcaggaaaagAAGTGTCAACATGACTGAATGTGTGCCTGTGCCCAGCTCCGAACATGTGGCCGAGATAGTGGGCAGACAAG GTTGTAAGATCAAGGCCCTGCGTGCCAAAACTAACACCTACATAAAGACTCCAGTCAGAGGTGAGGATCCGGTTTTCATCGTGACCGGGCGCAGGGAGGATGTGGAGATGGCCAAGCGTGAAATTGTATCTGCAGCCGAGCATTTCTCTATGATCCGGGCGTCCCGTTGCAAAGCTGGAGggcctggaggaggaggaggaggatctcTGCCTGGACCACCACACCTTCCAGGACAGACCACCATACAG GTGAGAGTTCCCTACAGAGTAGTTGGTTTAGTTGTTGGACCAAAGGGAGCAACTATCAAACGCATCCAGCAGCAGACTCACACCTACATCGTGACACCCAGTCGAGAGAAAGACCCGGTGTTCGAGGTGACCGGGATGCCAGAGAACGTGGACAGAGCGAGAGAAGAGATCGAGACCCACATCACCCTGCGAACTGGAACCTTTGTAGACCTGCAGGGAGACAATGACTTCCACACCAACGGCACCGATGTCAGTCTAGAAGGCCTCGGCTCCCTGAGCGGAGGGCTGGGGGCGTCTCTGTGGTCCAGGGCTACAAGCCACCACTCGgcaccccctcctcccccacccTCCCCACCTCCTTCTATTCCCATGTCCATGCACCACTCGTCCAGCCGGAAGATGTCCTCATCAGTCGCCTATCACACGCACAACGGCGGCATGAGCTCAGACAACTTCAGCGCCACCCGAAAGGCCAATGAGGGTGGCAGCCCCACTAGCCCTTTTAGCACAGGGTCCAGCAGTGCTGGAGGAGGATTCACTTTTGGGGGGGACTCCACCCCAGGACTGCCTTCCTCAGATGAACTGGGCTTTGAGTTCAGTGCTTCCAACATCTGGGCACCTTTCGTCAACGGTGGAACAGGCAACAAGACGGCCGGCtcctcccagcagcagcagcctctacGCCGCAACAGCAGTGGCCTCAGCGGCGGCGCCATCACTCCACGATTGTCTCCAACTCTGCCTCAGGACACGGGCGTGGGCCCTCTAGATCATCCACTGGCCCGTCGTGCCCAGAGCGACCCCCTCAGCACTCTCTCATGGCTGCAGTCCGGCAGCGCAGGAGGCGGCTCCTTCTCCGGGGCGTCCAGCTCCAGCTCCGGCGGCTCGTCGACCGGATACTCCTCCTGCTCGGCCTCCTCCCTGCCCGGTGGCTCGCCCACTGACTCGGAGGGAGGCAGCAGTGGCGTGGGCCTCAGCTCTGGGATGCTGAGCCGACTGAAAAGCGGCTCCGGTCCCGGGGTTGCAGGTCTGGTTGGTGTCAGCCCCGGGGTCAACAGGGACTGCTTTGTGTGTTTCGAGAGTGAGGTGACGGCAGCCCTGGTGCCTTGTGGCCACAACCTGTTCTGCATGGAGTGCGCCGGGCAAATCTGCCAGTCAGCTGAGCCAGAGTGCCCCGTGTGCCACACTCCTACCACACAGTGCATCCGCATCTTCTCTTAA